A portion of the Hyalangium minutum genome contains these proteins:
- a CDS encoding class I SAM-dependent methyltransferase — protein sequence MTEPLPPSPDAKRDEDDLKEFDLSFFEMVALRLQVVVFAIFTRLTDLLLLLLRPRLLPAYLGIWWAEILHTPYRARRTFEVVRALKTTGQRFRELIYGETPLVSALYLFKKAGVGRGSRLVDLGAGRGRVLIAASWLGAEARGVELLGDHVTRVAPRLKAAGITLTVGDMTREDLGDATHIFTNWLALTPETQARLIERFRTCQPGTRFLTVTHPIEGKGFVPLSRHWVLFTWGIEKVWIHEYRPEPLSPP from the coding sequence ATGACGGAGCCCCTCCCGCCCTCACCGGATGCCAAGCGCGATGAAGACGATCTGAAGGAGTTCGATCTCTCGTTCTTCGAGATGGTCGCCCTGCGGTTGCAAGTGGTGGTCTTCGCCATCTTCACGCGGCTCACGGACCTGCTGTTGCTGCTGCTCCGGCCCCGGCTTCTGCCCGCGTACCTGGGGATCTGGTGGGCGGAGATCCTCCACACCCCGTATCGCGCGCGGCGCACCTTCGAGGTGGTCCGGGCGCTGAAGACCACCGGCCAGCGCTTCCGCGAGCTCATCTATGGTGAGACGCCGCTGGTGTCCGCGCTCTACCTCTTCAAGAAGGCGGGAGTCGGCCGAGGGAGCCGGTTGGTGGATCTGGGCGCGGGACGCGGGCGAGTGCTCATCGCCGCGAGCTGGCTGGGGGCTGAAGCGCGGGGCGTGGAGCTGCTCGGGGACCACGTGACGCGGGTGGCTCCCCGGCTGAAGGCCGCAGGCATCACGCTCACGGTGGGAGACATGACCCGCGAGGACCTCGGAGACGCGACCCACATCTTCACCAACTGGCTGGCCCTGACCCCCGAGACCCAGGCGCGCTTGATCGAGCGGTTCCGCACCTGCCAACCCGGGACGCGCTTCCTCACGGTGACCCACCCAATCGAGGGCAAGGGCTTCGTGCCCCTCTCCCGGCACTGGGTGCTCTTCACCTGGGGTATCGAGAAGGTGTGGATTCATGAGTACCGGCCGGAGCCTCTGTCGCCCCCGTGA
- a CDS encoding FAD-dependent monooxygenase, whose protein sequence is MADVDVLIAGAGPTGLTLAVCLERYGIRARVVDRLEGPSPLSRALAVQARTLEVFDDLGFAEAALARGMRVEGTNLVARNGRQAHLRLGGFAGLESHYPFILILPQDATEALLTEQLTARGGRVEWGVEVEGHKDAEGAVEVSLRHTDGRQETVRARWLVGCDGARSQVRKAAGIPFEGETYEDVCMLGDVRVNWSLKPGEIHLMPSRRGVMAAFPMPGGESRFRVVTIIPRDMAPPGEMPTPTLEQLQEVVSQLAPVPAQLSEPRWTSGYRLHRRGVSRYRQGRVLLAGDAAHIHSPAGGQGMNTGIQDAYNLAWKLAFVLQGRAAESLVDTYGAEREPVGRKLLEGTDRLFGFAAAKGPVARFARQYLVPLVAAPILSQAMLQRRLVRFVSQLYLHYLRSPLSTETVRGEDGPSAPIARGPAPGERVPELPIEGEGISRLHEALRGPSHVLLLFQGLDAPAPFEELLALARSLESTYAGWLRVFVVTPEPQKRGPGVLVDAQRQAHLRFGAGTPCAYLVRPDKYVGCRLRPVESSQLHDELRRRLTGATEAPAGTHESTPSRYPR, encoded by the coding sequence ATGGCGGACGTGGATGTGCTGATCGCGGGGGCAGGACCCACGGGGCTGACGCTGGCGGTGTGTCTGGAGCGCTACGGCATCCGGGCCCGCGTGGTGGATCGGCTGGAGGGGCCCTCGCCCCTGTCGCGAGCGCTGGCGGTGCAGGCGCGCACACTCGAGGTGTTCGACGATCTGGGATTCGCGGAGGCGGCGCTGGCGCGGGGCATGCGCGTGGAGGGCACGAACCTGGTGGCTCGGAACGGGCGGCAGGCGCACCTGCGCTTGGGAGGCTTCGCCGGGCTGGAGTCCCACTATCCGTTCATCCTCATTCTCCCGCAGGACGCCACCGAGGCACTGCTCACGGAGCAGCTCACGGCGAGAGGCGGGCGGGTGGAGTGGGGCGTGGAGGTCGAGGGACACAAGGATGCGGAGGGGGCGGTAGAGGTCTCCCTGCGGCACACGGACGGGAGACAGGAGACGGTGCGGGCGCGCTGGCTGGTGGGGTGTGATGGCGCGCGCAGTCAGGTGCGCAAGGCCGCGGGCATTCCCTTCGAGGGCGAGACGTACGAAGACGTCTGCATGCTGGGCGATGTCCGGGTGAACTGGTCCCTGAAGCCGGGCGAGATTCACCTGATGCCCTCGCGACGTGGCGTGATGGCGGCGTTTCCGATGCCTGGGGGCGAGTCCCGCTTCCGGGTGGTCACCATCATCCCTCGCGATATGGCGCCGCCCGGAGAGATGCCTACCCCCACGCTGGAGCAGCTCCAGGAGGTGGTGTCCCAACTGGCACCCGTTCCGGCCCAGCTGAGTGAGCCGCGATGGACGAGTGGTTACCGGCTGCACCGCCGGGGCGTGTCTCGTTACCGGCAGGGGCGGGTGTTGCTGGCGGGCGACGCGGCGCACATCCACAGCCCAGCGGGAGGGCAGGGCATGAATACGGGCATCCAAGATGCCTACAACCTCGCGTGGAAGCTGGCCTTCGTCCTCCAGGGCCGGGCGGCCGAGTCGCTCGTGGATACGTACGGTGCGGAGCGCGAGCCCGTGGGCCGCAAGTTGCTGGAGGGGACGGATCGGCTCTTCGGGTTCGCGGCGGCCAAGGGGCCCGTGGCGAGGTTCGCGCGCCAGTACCTGGTCCCGCTCGTGGCGGCTCCCATCCTGTCGCAGGCCATGCTTCAGCGCCGGCTGGTGCGGTTCGTCTCCCAGCTCTACCTCCACTATCTCCGCAGTCCGCTCTCCACGGAGACGGTGCGAGGCGAGGATGGCCCCAGCGCGCCGATCGCACGAGGTCCTGCGCCCGGTGAGCGGGTGCCGGAGCTACCGATCGAAGGAGAGGGGATCTCTCGGTTGCACGAGGCGCTTCGAGGCCCCTCTCATGTGCTCCTGCTCTTCCAGGGGCTGGACGCACCGGCTCCCTTCGAAGAACTGCTCGCGTTGGCACGTTCGCTGGAGTCCACCTACGCCGGGTGGCTGCGCGTGTTCGTGGTGACCCCGGAACCTCAGAAGCGAGGTCCTGGCGTGTTGGTGGACGCTCAGCGGCAGGCTCATCTGCGCTTCGGGGCGGGAACGCCGTGCGCCTATCTGGTGCGCCCGGACAAGTACGTGGGCTGCCGCCTCCGGCCCGTGGAGTCCTCCCAGCTGCACGACGAGCTGCGAAGACGGCTCACGGGGGCGACAGAGGCTCCGGCCGGTACTCATGAATCCACACCTTCTCGATACCCCAGGTGA
- a CDS encoding sterol desaturase family protein: protein MRQLLLGTAFSFGMLALAFWPLERAFPARAGQRLFRSAWGVDLLFFLGQYLLWGPLVVLGLASLQEFFRPEALAWLRDAVSLQPTWLQVVETVVLADLGVYWWHRLCHQVDWLWRFHAVHHSAEHLDWLAAHREHPLDGLTTQLVCNLPAFLLGIPLGPLAMVVAFRSIWGAFIHSNARLPLGPLGFLFGAPELHHWHHARVEQTRHNFANLAPYMDWIFGTYHRPEGEERWALGLTEPFPRGYLGQLLSPLRALVLPVRGTHPAAPATGRGEPQAADHA from the coding sequence ATGCGGCAGCTCCTGCTGGGCACGGCGTTCTCCTTCGGGATGCTCGCCCTGGCTTTCTGGCCGCTGGAGCGCGCGTTCCCCGCGCGTGCCGGACAGCGCCTCTTTCGCTCGGCCTGGGGTGTGGATCTCCTCTTCTTTCTGGGGCAGTACCTGCTGTGGGGACCGCTCGTGGTGCTCGGGCTCGCGTCCCTCCAGGAGTTTTTCCGCCCGGAAGCTCTGGCGTGGCTGCGCGACGCGGTGAGCCTCCAGCCCACGTGGCTCCAGGTGGTGGAGACAGTGGTGCTTGCGGATCTCGGCGTGTACTGGTGGCATCGCCTGTGTCACCAGGTGGACTGGCTCTGGCGCTTCCATGCCGTGCACCACTCGGCGGAGCACCTGGACTGGCTGGCCGCGCACCGCGAGCACCCGCTGGATGGGCTCACCACCCAGCTCGTGTGCAACCTGCCTGCCTTCCTGCTGGGCATCCCGCTCGGGCCACTGGCCATGGTGGTGGCCTTCCGCAGCATCTGGGGCGCCTTCATCCACTCCAACGCACGGCTGCCACTCGGCCCGCTGGGCTTCCTCTTCGGCGCGCCCGAGCTGCACCACTGGCACCACGCCCGCGTGGAGCAGACGCGGCACAACTTCGCCAACCTCGCTCCTTATATGGACTGGATCTTCGGCACGTATCACCGTCCGGAAGGAGAGGAGCGCTGGGCGCTCGGGCTTACCGAGCCGTTCCCGCGCGGGTACCTCGGACAGCTGCTCTCACCCCTCCGTGCCCTTGTGCTCCCCGTCCGAGGCACCCATCCCGCCGCGCCGGCCACTGGGCGGGGGGAGCCGCAGGCGGCGGACCACGCGTAG
- a CDS encoding hemerythrin domain-containing protein, producing the protein MDAIAMLKQQHQEVDELFDRIQKADADERITLLGQVSEKLTLHATIEERHFYPFCMRMGIQDMVDRSLQEHAEVKQLIADILQMKRHDPRLMQDTMKLMKSVQEHVKEEENVLFPRLTSVASEGDLGTVAMEMQRTMDEMSQQELLKMAEYEGSTVMP; encoded by the coding sequence ATGGACGCGATCGCAATGTTGAAGCAGCAGCACCAGGAAGTGGACGAGCTGTTCGACCGCATCCAGAAGGCGGACGCCGACGAGCGAATCACCCTCCTGGGACAGGTCTCCGAGAAGCTGACGCTCCACGCGACCATCGAGGAGCGGCACTTCTATCCGTTCTGCATGCGCATGGGCATCCAGGACATGGTGGACCGCTCACTCCAGGAGCACGCCGAGGTCAAGCAGCTCATCGCGGACATCCTTCAAATGAAGCGCCACGATCCGCGCCTGATGCAGGACACGATGAAGCTCATGAAGAGCGTGCAGGAGCACGTGAAGGAGGAGGAGAACGTGCTCTTCCCGCGGCTGACGAGCGTGGCCTCGGAGGGGGACCTTGGCACCGTGGCCATGGAGATGCAGCGCACCATGGACGAGATGTCCCAGCAGGAGCTGCTCAAGATGGCTGAGTACGAGGGCAGCACGGTGATGCCGTAA
- a CDS encoding elongation factor G, whose amino-acid sequence MKHPASPRVVALVGPQGAGKTTLLESLLRVTGAGPLRATGGNGTASGRTMTMELAAATTDFLGERWTFIDCPGAPEFSLEARHALMVCDAALVVCDTGPDRAAALSPLFHFLDTRHIPHLLFLNALDQSGASVRGLLDSLQAVSSRPLVLREIPLREGERMVGVVDLVSERAWGMTGEREAALIPLPETDRPLEEAARRQMLERLADQDDALLEQLIEDVVPPPGVLYEQLARALREDRLVPVFIGSAERGLGLLRLLKGLRHEVPAVEETRTRLGISTQGGPLVQPFKTRHLPHVGKQSLARIWRGTVTDGGTLGGGRVSGVFQPHGARQEAVRTAHEGEVAIIGRLDAARTGERVEQDEVRRITGWPAASPPVHQVAITAQKRTDDVKLPGALARLVEEDPSLSVDQDPDTQQLLLGGQGELHVREAIERLGAHLRVPVVMHPVPIPYRETIRRHGGHHARYKRQSGGHGQFGDVVVGVRPLPRGQGFNFTSAVVGGAVPRQYIPAVEEGVFQGLHRGPLGFPVVDVAVTLMGGTYHSVDSSDQAFRTAARLAMAEILPRLEPVLLEPILHVELHVPRDAIPRAQRLITGRRGQLLGFDANLDLPGWDILTAYLPQAELKGLIVELRSASAGLGTFVARHDHYSELMGRQAERVVSHQPVAEP is encoded by the coding sequence ATGAAGCATCCCGCCTCGCCGCGTGTCGTCGCTCTCGTCGGTCCTCAGGGAGCAGGCAAGACGACCTTGCTGGAGTCGCTGCTGCGAGTCACTGGAGCCGGTCCCCTGCGAGCCACCGGAGGCAATGGCACGGCGAGCGGGCGTACGATGACGATGGAGCTGGCGGCGGCCACCACGGACTTCCTGGGGGAGCGCTGGACGTTCATTGACTGCCCAGGGGCTCCTGAGTTCTCGCTGGAAGCCCGTCACGCGCTGATGGTCTGCGACGCGGCGCTGGTGGTGTGCGATACCGGCCCGGATCGCGCGGCCGCCCTGTCGCCGCTGTTTCACTTCCTCGATACGCGCCACATTCCCCACCTGCTCTTCCTCAACGCGCTGGATCAGAGCGGCGCGTCGGTGCGCGGACTGCTCGACTCGCTGCAAGCCGTCTCCTCGCGCCCGCTGGTGCTGCGAGAGATCCCCTTGCGCGAGGGGGAGCGCATGGTGGGCGTGGTGGATCTCGTGAGCGAGCGGGCCTGGGGCATGACGGGCGAGCGGGAGGCCGCGCTCATCCCCCTGCCGGAGACGGACCGGCCCTTGGAGGAGGCCGCGCGGCGGCAGATGCTCGAGCGGCTGGCGGATCAGGATGACGCGCTGCTGGAGCAACTCATCGAGGACGTCGTGCCTCCGCCGGGAGTCCTCTACGAGCAGTTGGCGCGGGCGCTGCGAGAGGACCGGCTGGTGCCCGTCTTCATCGGGTCGGCCGAGCGAGGGCTGGGCCTGTTGCGGCTGCTGAAAGGCCTGCGCCACGAAGTGCCCGCCGTCGAGGAGACGCGCACGCGCCTGGGGATCTCCACCCAGGGGGGCCCCCTGGTGCAGCCCTTCAAGACGCGCCATCTGCCTCACGTGGGCAAGCAGTCACTGGCTCGCATCTGGCGAGGCACGGTGACGGATGGGGGCACCCTCGGCGGAGGACGCGTGAGCGGCGTGTTCCAGCCACATGGAGCGCGGCAGGAGGCGGTCCGCACGGCCCACGAGGGAGAGGTGGCGATCATCGGCCGGCTGGACGCGGCGCGAACGGGAGAGCGAGTGGAGCAGGACGAGGTCCGCCGCATCACCGGCTGGCCCGCAGCGTCCCCGCCCGTGCACCAGGTGGCGATCACCGCGCAGAAGCGCACAGACGACGTGAAGCTGCCTGGCGCGCTGGCCCGGCTGGTGGAGGAAGATCCCTCGCTCTCCGTGGACCAGGATCCCGACACGCAGCAGTTGCTGCTCGGAGGCCAGGGCGAGCTGCACGTGCGAGAGGCGATCGAGCGGCTGGGCGCACACCTGCGGGTGCCGGTGGTGATGCACCCCGTGCCCATTCCCTACCGGGAGACCATCCGGCGGCACGGCGGGCACCACGCGCGCTACAAGCGCCAGTCGGGGGGCCATGGCCAGTTCGGTGACGTGGTGGTGGGGGTGCGGCCCCTGCCGCGCGGACAGGGCTTCAACTTCACCTCGGCAGTGGTGGGCGGTGCGGTGCCCCGGCAGTACATCCCCGCCGTCGAAGAGGGCGTGTTCCAGGGGCTACACCGAGGACCACTGGGCTTCCCCGTGGTGGACGTGGCCGTCACCTTGATGGGAGGCACCTACCACTCGGTGGACAGCTCCGATCAGGCCTTCCGCACGGCCGCGCGCCTGGCCATGGCGGAGATCCTGCCGAGGCTGGAGCCGGTGCTTCTGGAGCCCATCCTCCACGTGGAGCTCCACGTGCCGCGAGACGCGATACCTCGGGCCCAGCGGCTCATCACCGGCCGACGAGGCCAACTGCTGGGCTTCGATGCGAACCTGGATCTGCCGGGCTGGGACATCCTCACGGCCTACCTGCCGCAGGCGGAGCTGAAGGGGCTCATCGTGGAGTTGCGCTCGGCATCGGCCGGCTTGGGCACCTTCGTGGCGCGGCACGACCACTACTCCGAGCTGATGGGCCGTCAGGCGGAGCGCGTGGTGAGCCACCAGCCCGTGGCGGAGCCATGA
- a CDS encoding MoaD/ThiS family protein — MPRVTFTSSIQRHVSCPSEMVTGKTVREALEQYFARHPQARGYVLDEQGAMRQHVVIFVNGGQIRDRAAQQDPISESAELYVMQALSGG, encoded by the coding sequence GTGCCACGCGTCACCTTTACCTCCAGCATCCAGCGCCATGTGTCCTGCCCCTCCGAGATGGTAACGGGGAAGACCGTGCGCGAGGCCCTCGAGCAGTACTTCGCCCGCCATCCTCAGGCACGGGGCTACGTGCTCGATGAACAGGGGGCGATGCGCCAGCACGTCGTCATCTTCGTCAACGGCGGCCAGATCCGCGATCGCGCGGCCCAACAGGATCCCATCAGCGAGTCCGCCGAGCTCTACGTCATGCAGGCACTCTCAGGGGGGTAA
- a CDS encoding WD40/YVTN/BNR-like repeat-containing protein, with translation MSDRIFAATRKGLFELRRTQGRWHIVNTSFLGDSVSLMGKNPADGTLYAALFLGHFGVKLRASTDGGQRWEELAAPAFPTIPEGVVDTLPDGKPWPWRVEQIWAFEAVEDTLWVGTIGGGLFRSNDRGRSWELVRGLWEHPQRKQWFGGGADLPGIHSICPHPKNPNELLVGVSCGGVWRTRDRGEKWEVASQGMFAEYMPPERREDPSIQDPHMVARSPSHPDRLWVQHHNGVFRSDDGGNRWHTIHESAPSVFGFAIAVHPTEPDTAWRVPAIKDEHRVPVDGRVVVSRTRDAGKTWEVLREGLPQEHAYDLTLRHALDVDATGDRLAFGSTTGSLWVSENQGDSWTHISAHLPPIYAVRFA, from the coding sequence ATGTCCGACCGCATCTTCGCCGCCACACGCAAGGGGCTCTTCGAGCTCCGCCGCACGCAGGGCCGCTGGCACATCGTCAACACCTCGTTCCTCGGGGACTCCGTCTCGCTGATGGGCAAGAACCCCGCGGATGGCACCCTCTACGCTGCACTGTTCCTGGGCCACTTCGGCGTGAAGCTGCGAGCCTCCACCGACGGAGGCCAGCGCTGGGAAGAGCTGGCGGCCCCGGCCTTCCCGACGATTCCCGAGGGCGTCGTGGACACCCTGCCGGATGGCAAGCCGTGGCCCTGGCGCGTCGAGCAGATCTGGGCCTTCGAGGCCGTGGAGGACACGCTCTGGGTCGGCACGATCGGCGGAGGACTCTTCCGCTCGAATGATCGTGGCCGCTCGTGGGAGCTGGTGCGCGGCCTCTGGGAGCACCCGCAGCGCAAGCAGTGGTTCGGCGGTGGCGCGGATCTGCCGGGCATCCACTCCATCTGCCCCCACCCGAAGAACCCAAACGAGCTCCTCGTCGGTGTCTCGTGTGGCGGTGTCTGGCGCACCCGCGATCGCGGCGAGAAGTGGGAGGTCGCCAGCCAGGGAATGTTCGCCGAGTACATGCCTCCCGAGCGGCGCGAGGATCCCTCCATTCAGGATCCGCACATGGTCGCGCGCAGCCCCTCACACCCGGATCGCCTCTGGGTGCAGCACCACAACGGCGTCTTCCGCTCCGATGATGGCGGCAACCGGTGGCACACCATCCACGAGAGCGCCCCGAGCGTCTTCGGGTTCGCCATTGCGGTCCACCCTACGGAGCCGGACACCGCCTGGCGAGTCCCCGCCATCAAGGACGAGCACCGCGTCCCCGTCGATGGCCGCGTCGTCGTCTCCCGCACGCGCGATGCGGGCAAGACCTGGGAGGTGCTGCGCGAGGGCCTGCCCCAGGAGCACGCGTACGATCTCACCCTGCGCCATGCGCTCGACGTGGACGCCACGGGAGACCGGCTCGCGTTTGGCAGCACCACGGGCTCGCTCTGGGTCTCCGAGAACCAGGGGGACTCGTGGACGCACATCTCCGCGCACCTTCCCCCCATCTACGCGGTGCGCTTCGCCTGA
- a CDS encoding RNA ligase family protein, producing the protein MNARPDPEFRPLGGKAYGSIPHLPGSRTGPADRHLSPTHARICTERPRDAHDHVVVLEKLDGSCVAAARLGDAIVALGREGRLAAHSPNEARRLWAAWVAQHSKRFLATLQPGERLVGEWLALAHGTRYALRHEPFVAFDLLNGNERRPWHEVRARVSVGGFVTPGLIHEGGPLSIDAVMARLQGGGFHGAIDAVEGAVWRVERRIEGAERVDFLAKYVRPDKVDGSLLPENTHLPAVWNWRPEPS; encoded by the coding sequence GTGAACGCCCGTCCTGATCCGGAGTTCCGCCCGCTCGGAGGCAAGGCCTACGGCTCCATCCCCCACCTGCCGGGCTCGCGCACGGGCCCGGCGGATCGGCACCTCTCGCCCACCCACGCGCGCATCTGCACCGAGCGTCCGCGCGATGCCCACGATCACGTGGTGGTGCTCGAGAAGCTGGACGGCTCCTGTGTGGCCGCCGCGCGCCTGGGGGACGCGATCGTGGCGCTGGGCCGAGAGGGCCGCCTCGCCGCGCACTCCCCCAACGAGGCCCGGCGGCTCTGGGCGGCCTGGGTTGCGCAACACTCGAAGCGCTTCCTCGCCACCCTCCAGCCCGGCGAGCGCCTCGTGGGCGAGTGGCTGGCCCTGGCGCATGGGACCCGCTATGCGCTGCGTCACGAGCCCTTCGTCGCCTTCGACCTCCTGAACGGCAACGAGCGACGCCCCTGGCATGAGGTGCGAGCCCGGGTGAGCGTTGGGGGCTTCGTCACCCCGGGCCTCATCCACGAGGGTGGGCCGCTGAGCATCGACGCGGTGATGGCGCGCCTCCAGGGTGGCGGCTTCCATGGGGCGATCGATGCCGTCGAAGGAGCCGTCTGGCGCGTGGAGCGGCGCATCGAGGGTGCCGAGCGCGTGGACTTCCTCGCCAAGTACGTGCGGCCGGACAAGGTGGACGGCAGCCTATTGCCCGAAAACACCCACCTGCCCGCCGTCTGGAACTGGCGCCCGGAGCCGTCATGA
- a CDS encoding non-canonical purine NTP pyrophosphatase, translating to MPRAFFVTGNQYKAEEVARLLSGIDVVWRKLALPGHEPADDAQGPIDLGALAKRKVLAAYQVLGAPCFVETTALELDSGVTLTGARFKKQWLAQGERAFLDTHGGNRGRARVAVAFSENGHPGHVALFEGSMAGTLLTEPRGEGGYGWDRAWLPDGYERTLGEMAQHKFFLNMRHRPYLELADRLREQSAGGAYEAHVTIAARSEDEFQRFRAFCGAAGVKCIFIELGQGEARFQPMTASYHHGPLKQAQEEVQAFARALAVEGFDVTRLKIEALGANKDIPSDDATARAQPANYFEFHVKVTLPAEGADVEALRARCERYGAHLSRNARKVRADGGAERFVTLRVKGLGRANAEARFSAVLRDLAETGLPLSYPLREYTVYDSNHALDRGWGEVRS from the coding sequence ATGCCACGCGCGTTCTTCGTCACAGGCAACCAGTACAAAGCCGAGGAAGTCGCTCGGCTGCTCTCGGGCATCGACGTGGTCTGGCGCAAGCTCGCCCTCCCGGGGCACGAGCCCGCAGACGACGCGCAAGGCCCCATCGACCTGGGTGCCCTAGCGAAGCGCAAGGTGCTGGCGGCGTACCAAGTACTCGGCGCGCCATGCTTCGTGGAGACCACGGCGCTCGAGTTGGACAGCGGGGTCACACTCACGGGAGCCCGCTTCAAGAAACAGTGGCTCGCGCAAGGCGAGCGCGCGTTCCTGGACACCCATGGCGGCAACCGGGGCCGTGCGCGGGTGGCCGTGGCGTTCTCGGAGAATGGCCATCCGGGTCACGTGGCCCTCTTCGAGGGCTCCATGGCGGGCACGCTGCTCACGGAGCCTCGGGGCGAGGGCGGCTACGGCTGGGATCGCGCCTGGCTGCCGGATGGGTACGAGCGCACGCTCGGAGAGATGGCGCAGCACAAGTTCTTCCTCAACATGCGCCACAGGCCGTACCTCGAGCTGGCGGATCGACTCCGGGAGCAATCGGCGGGCGGGGCCTACGAGGCGCACGTGACGATCGCGGCGCGCTCGGAGGACGAGTTCCAGCGCTTCCGTGCTTTCTGCGGCGCGGCGGGGGTGAAGTGCATCTTCATCGAGCTGGGCCAAGGCGAGGCGCGCTTCCAGCCCATGACTGCCTCCTACCACCACGGTCCGCTGAAGCAGGCGCAGGAGGAGGTACAGGCCTTCGCACGCGCGCTGGCGGTGGAGGGCTTCGACGTGACCCGCCTGAAGATCGAGGCGCTGGGCGCCAACAAGGACATTCCGAGCGATGACGCAACAGCCCGGGCCCAGCCCGCGAACTACTTCGAGTTCCACGTCAAGGTGACGCTGCCCGCGGAGGGGGCGGACGTGGAGGCACTGCGGGCGCGGTGCGAGCGGTACGGTGCGCACCTGTCGCGGAACGCGCGCAAAGTGCGGGCGGATGGGGGCGCCGAGCGCTTCGTCACGTTGCGAGTGAAAGGACTGGGCCGGGCGAACGCGGAGGCACGCTTCTCGGCGGTGCTGCGGGATCTGGCAGAGACGGGCCTGCCCCTCTCCTACCCGCTGCGCGAGTACACGGTGTACGACTCGAACCACGCACTCGATCGAGGCTGGGGCGAGGTGCGGTCATGA
- a CDS encoding nucleotidyl transferase AbiEii/AbiGii toxin family protein encodes MSPPPVLRAATGLLRRLSHSPEAEQLVLRGGMMMRLWSGPVPRPVEDIDFLALFPFDPAATAARLESVCHVEAGDGLRFGTLRSEVIWAETNFPGVRAFVDVTQPGGEAPFELRIDTGFGDPMDPPPTWIEPALEEGPPARVLACRPETLFAWKVHGLFERGKGRFRPKDLFDVYLLAKHSPLAPALLPRALRLAFDSRGDSLDLTSRLISGEFGRSPWSMEKWARFRQSLPEGRPEQLAEVVASVAAVLGPVVAAARELPPAARPPPVHPPPQ; translated from the coding sequence ATGAGCCCCCCACCCGTCCTCCGGGCGGCCACGGGGCTCTTGCGGCGCCTCTCTCACTCGCCCGAGGCGGAGCAGCTCGTCCTGCGGGGCGGGATGATGATGCGCCTGTGGTCCGGTCCGGTACCTCGGCCGGTGGAGGACATCGACTTCCTGGCTCTCTTCCCCTTCGACCCGGCGGCGACCGCCGCAAGGCTGGAGTCCGTCTGCCACGTCGAGGCGGGCGATGGGCTCCGCTTCGGCACGCTCCGCTCCGAGGTGATCTGGGCGGAGACGAACTTCCCCGGCGTACGAGCCTTCGTGGATGTGACGCAGCCCGGAGGCGAAGCGCCTTTCGAGCTGCGGATCGACACGGGCTTCGGCGATCCGATGGATCCGCCCCCGACCTGGATAGAGCCAGCCTTGGAGGAAGGGCCCCCGGCCCGGGTCCTCGCCTGTCGGCCGGAAACTCTGTTCGCATGGAAGGTCCACGGCCTCTTCGAGCGGGGCAAGGGCCGCTTCCGCCCAAAGGATCTCTTCGACGTCTACCTGCTGGCGAAGCACTCGCCGCTCGCTCCAGCGCTGCTGCCCCGGGCACTCCGGCTCGCGTTCGACTCGCGGGGTGACTCGCTCGATCTCACCTCGCGGCTCATCTCGGGCGAGTTCGGCCGGAGCCCCTGGAGCATGGAGAAGTGGGCACGCTTCAGGCAGAGCCTGCCGGAGGGGCGCCCGGAGCAGCTCGCCGAAGTGGTGGCCTCGGTCGCGGCGGTGCTCGGTCCGGTGGTGGCAGCGGCCCGTGAGCTTCCACCGGCCGCACGCCCACCCCCTGTCCACCCTCCTCCTCAGTGA